Proteins from a single region of Anomalospiza imberbis isolate Cuckoo-Finch-1a 21T00152 unplaced genomic scaffold, ASM3175350v1 scaffold_53, whole genome shotgun sequence:
- the LOC137467189 gene encoding serine/threonine-protein kinase pim-3-like, whose product MASGAGAGQGMPKARRSIGPAEGIAVPPQHNGALVPMELALLWMVSCPGFRGVVRLLDWFELPDGFALVMERPQRCQDLWDFLAERGFLTEPVARGLFRQVLEAVRHCTSRGVLHRDIKAENVLVDLATGEAKLIDFGCGTILQDTFYTRMSGTPEYCPPEWILFGCYHGQPATIWSLGILLYDLVCGDLPFHTNKDIVWGQLFFPPRVSQDYTWCPDWTGKRLHRPWSTSSASATPGATVCGDIPFKKDEDLVRDRLLSWQQVSRGFTSSLSSEELSEEKTLPGLLQHRCACVRAAPEEQLRKF is encoded by the exons ATGGCCAGCGGCgctggggccgggcaggggatGCCCAAGGCGCGGCGCAGCATCGGCCCCGCTGAGGGCATCGCGGTCCCCCCGCAGCACAACGGCGCCCttgtgcccatggagctggcGCTGCTGTGGATGGTGTCGTGCCCTGGCTTCCGCGGCGTCGTGCGGCTCCTGGACTGGTTCGAGCTGCCCGACGGCTTCGCGCTGGTCATGGAGCGTCCGCAGCGCTGTCAGGACCTCTGGGACTTCCTGGCCGAGCGGGGGTTCCTGACGGAGCCCgtggcgcgggggctgttccgccaggtgctggaggccgtgcggcactgcaccagccgCGGCGTCCTGCACCGCGACATCAAGGCCGAGAACGTCCTGGTCGACCTGGCCACGGGCGAGGCCAAGCTCATCGACTTCGGCTGCGGCACGATCCTCCAGGACACGTTCTACACCCGGATGTCAG GAACGCCGGAGTACTGCCCACCGGAGTGGATCCTCTTTGGCTGCTACCATGGCCAGCCAGccaccatctggtccctgggcatcctgctttATGACCTGGTCTGCGGGGACCTTCCTTTCCACACAAACAAGGACATCGTCTGGGGCCAGCTCTTCTTTCCGCCCCGGGTGTCTCAAG ATTACACCTGGTGCCCGGACTGGACGGGGAAGCGCCTGCACCGTCCCTGGAGCACCTCCAGTGCCAGCGCTACCCCAGGGGCCACGGTCTGCGGGGACATCCCCTTCAAGAAGGACGAGGACCTCGTGCGGGATCggctcctctcctggcagcaggtctccagag GCTTCACCAGCTCGCTCAGCTCGGAGGAGCTCTCAGAGGAGAAAACGCTGCCTGGC ctgctgcagcaccgctGTGCCTGCGTGCGAGCAGCGCCCGAGGAGCAGCTGCGCAAGTTCTGA